The following coding sequences lie in one Miscanthus floridulus cultivar M001 chromosome 9, ASM1932011v1, whole genome shotgun sequence genomic window:
- the LOC136481285 gene encoding peroxidase 4-like, with product MAPASAATKCSSSASGVALLLLLVLMAAGTSSAQLSTSFYSSSCPGVYDAVKSAIQSAITTEQRMGASIVRLFFHDCFVQGCDASLLLDDTASFQGEKMATPNNGSVRGFEVIDAVKSAVEKVCPGVVSCADILAIAARDSVVILGGPSWDVKVGRRDSTTASFRGANNNIPPPTSGLANLTSLFAAQGLSQKDMVALSGAHTIGQARCTNFRAHVYNDTNIDGTFARKRQSGCPRTSGSGDNNLAPLDLQTPTVFENNYYKNLVCKEGLLHSDQELFNGGATDAQVQSYISSQSTFFSDFVTGMIKMGDITPLTGSNGQIRKNCRRIN from the exons ATGGCTCCAGCATCAGCTGCAACAAAATGCAGCAGCAGCGCCAGCGGCGTCGCTCTGCTCTTGCTCCTAGTGCTAATGGCGGCCGGCACCTCGTCGGCGCAGCTGTCAACCAGCTTCTACTCCTCCTCGTGCCCCGGCGTGTACGATGCCGTCAAGTCGGCGATCCAGTCCGCCATCACCACCGAGCAGCGCATGGGCGCCTCCATCGTCCGCCTCTTtttccacgactgcttcgtccAA GGCTGCGACGCGTCGCTGCTGCTGGATGACACGGCCAGCTTCCAGGGCGAGAAGATGGCGACGCCCAACAACGGCTCCGTGCGAGGCTTCGAGGTCATCGACGCCGTCAAGTCCGCCGTCGAGAAGGTCTGCCCTGGCGTCGTCTCCTGCGCCGACATCCTCGCCATCGCTGCAAGGGACAGCGTCGTCATC CTGGGTGGTCCGAGCTGGGACGTGAAGGTCGGGCGGCGCgactcgacgacggcgagcttcAGGGGCGCCAACAACAACATCCCGCCGCCGACGTCGGGCCTCGCCAACCTCACCTCGCTCTTCGCCGCGCAGGGCCTCTCCCAAAAAGACATGGTCGCGCTCTCTG GAGCTCACACCATTGGCCAAGCACGTTGCACCAACTTCAGAGCCCACGTATACAATGACACTAACATCGATGGCACCTTCGCAAGAAAAAGGCAATCAGGCTGCCCTAGAACCTCAGGTTCAGGTGACAACAATTTGGCGCCTCTGGACCTTCAAACCCCAACCGTCTTTGAGAACAACTACTACAAGAACCTTGTGTGCAAGGAGGGGCTTCTACACTCCGACCAGGAGCTCTTCAATGGCGGAGCCACCGATGCGCAAGTTCAATCATACATCAGTAGCCAGAGCACATTCTTCTCAGATTTTGTGACAGGCATGATAAAGATGGGTGACATCACACCGTTAACAGGCTCTAATGGGCAGATCAGGAAGAACTGCAGAAGGATTAACTAA
- the LOC136479171 gene encoding type 1 phosphatases regulator YPI1-like: MVDVGCSGLRAASPALRARVARRRWTAARWDEAGGGGRQVRPQPRPTVEGKARGAVRGGGAASGRARAWAREQAQRLGLGAARARREREHSAGAAWGGSVDSAGQARHGAGAGAGGERHRPGRGRGGGGGAGKGGGSARREREKKRGKARAR, from the coding sequence ATGGTGGACGTGGGATGCTCGGGGCTACGCGCGGCGAGTCCGGCTCTACGGGCGCGGGTGGCACGCCGGCGGTGGACGGCGGCAAGGTGGGACGAGGCtggcggtggagggcggcaagtCAGGCCACAGCCGAGGCCGACGGTGGAGGGCAAGGCGAGGGGTGCGGTGCGGGGCGGGGGGGCGGCCTCGGGgcgcgcgcgggcgtgggcgcgggagcAGGCGCAGCGGCTCGGGCtcggggcggcgcgggcgcggcgcgaGCGCGAGCACAGCGCGGGCGCGGCGTGGGGCGGCAGCGTGGACTCAGCGGGGCAAGCGCGGCATGGCGCGGGAGCGGGCGCGGGCGGGGAGCGGCACAGgcccgggcgcgggcgcggcgggggcgggggcgcgggcaagggcggcggcagtgctcggcgagagagggagaagaagagaggaaaggcGCGGGCCCGTTAG